AGAGCAACTGATCTCTGAACAAAAAGTTCTTCAGCAGATCCAAAAGGATAGGGAAAGTCATCTCCAACAGTTTATATGGAAACAGTTCAGCCCGGATCATGAGAATGATTTTGAGAAAAAAAGATCGGATTCTTTTGTTATCGAAAAACAAATTGAAGAAGCAGACAAAACCATTAATCTGGAACGTGAGACCCTTGAAAAAGAAAGCAAAGTTCTTGAAAAATATAGAAATGCTTTGGAAACCTTCAAGCTGGAAGAGGCTACCAAGCAGAAAGAAATCAACATCAGTCGTTCTAACCTTAAGGTACTAGAATGGGAACATTATGAGCAAAAGACTGTAACAGAAATTGAAGAAGCTTATCAGAAATTAGCGCAATCCAATACTGAAACAGAACAGCTATATCAAAAAGCCTCTCAACAGGAAAAAGATCTTGCTCCTAAACTTGCAGAGCAGAAAGCTATCGTCAGCCAGTCTGAAAAACAAATTGCAGAACTTGAAAAAGAAATTTCCGGGAATCAGCAAACTATTGATAAAGCTTTAAACGAGCACAATTTTACAGTATTTAATGAAGTGGAAAAGATTCTTCAGCAGGAAATCAATATTCAGGAAGCAAGAGCTAAAATCCAGCAATTCAAAATTGATTTTGAAACTTTAAAGAAAATTATTGAAGGTCTGGAGCTGAAACTTAAGGGGCTTTCCTTTGATGATGAACAGTTTTCATTGGCAGAAAAACAGTTTGAAGAAGCTCAGGCTGAATTGAAGCAGATCAATGATTCTGTGGTAACTATGATTGCTGAAAAAGACAGACTAGAGAAGGAATACCAGAAAAAAGAAGAGCTTCTGAAGGAATTATCAAAGCTTCAAAAACGTTCTGAAAACCTGAAACTGATGATAAACCTGTTCAAAGGTGCCGGTTTTGTACAATATGTTTCCTCAATTTATCTAAGACAACTGTGTGATCATGCCAATACCCGCTTCCATAGGATGACAAGAAATCAACTGAGTCTGCAGCTTAATGAAAATAATGACTTTGAGATCATCGATTATCTTAACGAAGGCAGAAGCAGAAGTGTGAAAACACTTTCAGGTGGTCAGGCTTTCCAGGTATCTTTAAGTCTTGCCTTAGCGTTGGCAGAAAGTGTTCAATCCAATGCCCAGGCTGATAAAAACTTCTTTTTTATTGATGAGGGTTTTGGAACTCAGGACACGGAATCTGTGAATATTGTATTTGAAACACTGACCAATCTGATGAAGGAAAATAGAATTGTGGGAATTATTTCTCACGTAGAAGAACTTAAAGAGAAGATTCCTACGGCACTCAACATTATCAAGGATGAGGAAAGAGGAAGTTTAATTGAGATTATCTAACTTCTAAAATTTTAAACTGCAAAAGTCACAAAAGTGTTTTAAAATACAGCTTTTGTGACTTTTGTGGTTAAATAAAACCTGTAATTACAGGTTTTGTACCAATGGTTTTACTTCTTTTCCAAATAGTTCAATAGACCTCATCATGACATCATGAGCCGGATCACCAATATCCATATGACCAATAAATCTTGTAATTCCAAAGATTTCTTTCATGTAAGCAATTTTATCTGCTACCTCAGCCGGGCTTCCGATGAATAATGCCCCGTCTTTACTTCTTCCACCATCATACTGCATTTTGGTATAAGGTGCCCAGCCTCTGGAAGAGCCTATCCTATCCATTTGAGATTTGTAATTGTGGAAATATCCATCTACCACATTCTGGTTGTCACTTACAAAAGTATGTGAATGAATTGCAATCTGCATTTTAGACATATCATGTCCTGCTTTTTGATATTCCTGTTTGTAGAATTCAATCAGATTTTTAAACTGGATCGGCATTCCGCCAATAATAGCAACCACTAATGGCATTCCCAATTGAGCAGCACTTAAAACAGATTGTGGTGTTCCTCCTACAGCTCTCCAGATCGATATTTTGCCCTCATTTTTTGCTCTTGGATATACGGTCTGATTATTCATTGGAGCACGAAGTTTCCCTGACCATATTACGTTTTCCTCAGCATTGATCTTTAATAATAAATCCAGTTTTTCATCGAAAAGCTCTTCATAGTCATTCAACGAATAACCATATAAAGGAAATGACTCAATAAAGCTCCCTCGTCCAACGAATATTTCTGCTCTTCCGTTTGAAATTAAATCCAATGTAGAAAAGTCTTCATACACTTTTACCGGTTCTGATGAACTCAAAACGGTTACTCCACTTGCTAATTTTATATTTTTGGTAATGCTTGCCGCTGCTGCCAATACTATTTCCGGCGAAGAAACAGCATAATCCGGACGATGATGCTCTCCCATCGCAAAGACATCTATTCCTACCTCATCCATGAATTTTACCTGCTCCAGAATTTCATGAAGCTTGGTTCCTGCATCTCTATATTTCCCAGTTGACTGATCGAAAGCTAAATCTCCGAACATTCCTATTCCTAATTCCATATTGTTGATTTTAGTTATACAAAAATACAGCTATAAAGTATCAGATGCATTGATGTTTGATAAGATCGGAATTTGGCACAGGTTGTCTAAATGACGGCTTCTTTTTGTCATGTATTTAAACTTATTTATATTTGAGAATAATAACTTTATGAAAATGAGACACTCACTGGTATTTTTCTTCTTTCTAATGACTACTTTTTACTTTTCACAAAACAAAACGGAAATTTATGTGATTGGAAATATACATGACAGTGTTCCAAATTATCATCCAACAATATTGTTTGATATCCTGAACAAAATAAAACCTGATATTATTCTTCACGAGGTTGACAGCCAGGGAATGAAAGAATATGAAACTGATAAAGATCTCAAGGGAAACGAAATTATCGCAAGCAATCGCTATCTTAAAAAGTTTCCCAATACACTGAGACTTCCTTTTGATTTTGAAAACAGGAATCAATACAGAAGGGATAAAGGGATGGTTCCAACAGATAATTTGTCTGTAAAATTAATTGACAGTCTGTATAAAGCTAAAAAATTGTCACCACCTGAAGCTGAGGAATATGAAATTTTCCTAAATACAACTAAAGAACTCATGAAAAAGGCTGAATTGTCTCCCGAAAATTTCAACAATACAACAACAGATAAGATTTCAGAAAAAAGACAAAATGCTCAATACTCCGGTTTATCAAAAATAACAGAAAATAGGAAAGAATTTTCCGAAAGATTTGTAACCAAACCTGATGGAGAAAAAATCAGCTACAAAA
This Chryseobacterium sp. G0162 DNA region includes the following protein-coding sequences:
- a CDS encoding LLM class flavin-dependent oxidoreductase, yielding MELGIGMFGDLAFDQSTGKYRDAGTKLHEILEQVKFMDEVGIDVFAMGEHHRPDYAVSSPEIVLAAAASITKNIKLASGVTVLSSSEPVKVYEDFSTLDLISNGRAEIFVGRGSFIESFPLYGYSLNDYEELFDEKLDLLLKINAEENVIWSGKLRAPMNNQTVYPRAKNEGKISIWRAVGGTPQSVLSAAQLGMPLVVAIIGGMPIQFKNLIEFYKQEYQKAGHDMSKMQIAIHSHTFVSDNQNVVDGYFHNYKSQMDRIGSSRGWAPYTKMQYDGGRSKDGALFIGSPAEVADKIAYMKEIFGITRFIGHMDIGDPAHDVMMRSIELFGKEVKPLVQNL